The genomic interval AAGGTCACAAGTGAGGAAGTAAAAAAGCCTGCCTTGAGGACAAGTGAACCGAAGAAATCATTGTCTGAGGATATAGTTTATAGACGTAGATGTCGTAAGAAATCACAAAGTGGGCCAAGTTCACAGAAAAAGAGAGTGTCATTCCATGAAGATATACTTAACAACACAAAAACTGACAACATACATATTGAGCGTGGATTTGTATCATATGGTCCAGACAGCTCATACTGTGATAAGTTTAGACAAAAGAATATTATGACAGATAGGTTTTCATGGTGTGCTTCCGGAGATCAGACTCCCAAGTTTGCAGCTGATGTTGCTCAACAGACTATGTCTGATATTCTTACATATGGAGATTCTAAAAATGATAGAAGTGGCATTTTTGAGTACTGTCAGGATGGAGATATCCAAGATAACACTgacaaagataataataatgaaagtaGGCCAACTGGGAAACTCTATGGATGTGATTCAAATAGTTCAGACTCTAATTTTAGCTGTGACTCGGAAACATCTTCCAGCGATTCATCATCTTCACACTCCAATTCTAACAAAACTGAAAATACCCTTCTACGAAGAAAGTGTGACAAAGCACAGAAATCATATTCATGTGATGGGTTTGAAAATAAGAGCCATGTACCATTTATGAGAAAGACTTATTTCTCTGAGGCTGATATTGATCAACCTCACGATCGCAAAAAGAAACCTTTAGAAGTATCCCAGAGTCCTAATACAGTCAAATCAGTTCTAAAGAAAAAACGTTACATTAGTACCAATGTAGtagaagaaagaaaacaaaataagaaagtGTTGAATTTATTAGACACAAACAACATCATAGGTTCTTTGAAGAGTTTCTACaaaagttttgattttaattttgcacCACAAAAAGGACTGCCAGAAACAAGTTTAGAAATTAACAATGTTGTTGAAGCATTGCCATGTGATGTGAATCAAAATAAGAAACTATCAAAGAGTCTGGATTCAGGATTCCAAATAGATGATGAGGATGACTTTGTAGAAATAAACCTAAATGGCCAGCCTTTACTCCCTGAACAATCAAAGGAGGTAGCAGCACCGTCAAAAAATTCTGTGAGTGGAGATAGAACACCGAAGGAGGGGTCCCCTCGTCACAAACTTACATTGAATATGAAGAACCAACTAGACAAGAAGAGCTCAAACAAACCGGATGCCTTGCCAcctattacaaaatatgttgTGAACTGTGAAAGTACTGTTTATGAGCATAAAGGTGTTTCCTACAGTTATGTACATGACACATTTCAAACTGCCTTTGATGCACCTAAAGAAACTTTTGTACCAATACCGGAATCAACCCCTGTAAAGGAGTTAGTACCAAGTTCAAGCAAGAATGATctgaatacaaataaatctgATGTTGAAACTTCAAGTAGGACCTCAACCCCTAAACGGCAGTTCAACAAGAATATTCAAGATGAAACTGAGCAGAAAAATGGAATTCCAAAACATTTGTCATcaccaaaaaaacaaaatgtaaatagataTAGCAGAAAATTGTCATCCTCAATACAGAAACTTAATGAGGAGCCGGCCCCAGCTAATAACAGTGACAACTGCTCTAACACAGATAATTCCACTTTGAGAGGTGCTGATGATTTCAATGATGACTTTTTCGATAGTCCTGCAAACAATAAACTCCAGTCAAACAAGTCTGCAATGCTGAATAGATATCTGAAAAATGTTAGTCAGAGAAAGGACTtggaattgaaaataaaaaacaacaaattctTTCAATTCAAACTCAGGATGGAGAAGCATTTCCCAAGGATTATTTACCCATTTAAAGATGTGTCAGATACATTCCATTACTCGGCAGCTAGAATGTCCCGGCTTATAGATAAGGAGGTGATAGAGAACAAGAGGTTATCTGTGCGTCTTCTCACTGCTGATGAGCCATCATATTTTGATAGTTTCGAAGATAATGTGGCTATGGAGTGTAATGAAAAGTTGAGGCTCCAGATTTTCCCATACCCCAATGAAACATTACACAGggtaattttacattaattcaTCTTTCTAACtgtatgaaaacaaaatgacaaattatttcattaactaataagataatttatttcagatgaTGAAAGTACAATCACCATATAATATGGAAGATGGTTCATGGTCACCCTTGCTGGTTTTCATCACAGACTATGCTCTGTATGTGGCAAGTGTGAGACACAATGGCACAGAATATGATATGTTATGTCGCCTCCCACACAATGAACTGGATGCTATAgctgtaagttttatttacgttgttaaatgtatttttgatatttgttaAAGCAAGTCATTCATTATGTAACAAACTCAgtattactattataacattttcctACAGGTGGGTCCTGACGGCCAATATATTCAAATAGTAGACGTGGCCGGTAACATAGCCTGTTCTGTAGTAACTGccgaggcttcgctcggatCCAGACTGGCTTCCTCTCTGGAGTGGAGCGCGCGGAATTCTCCGCTGCGGATATCGCGGCCGCCCGCCACGCTGCCGCTGCAGCACCGCCAGCTGGCGGCCGCTGTGGCCCGCCAGCGGCACGAGAGCCGGGTATGTCGCGTGTTCTGTGACTAGTGATGACGGATAATGGAGTTAAAATCTGAGTCTAGGTTAAAACAGTCATCACTTGTTTCATGTTtgaatagaaaacaaaatggGTGATAATTGGGAAATTACCCTTTAATCTTTCGGGTCCCACATGCGAAACTCATTTAATCTCTAGTCATTTACAAGACGTTATTTACAAATTCGATCGGCCAAAATTCAATAGAGAGATAGATAGATGTAGGTAATTCATGGCAAAGGCCTTTAGAcatcttgaataaaatctgaatatgAGTAAATAACATGTTCGATAAGAAAtttgttttagtaaataaataaatattcatattttctagttacgaatatttttattattattattaactttgatATTGTAATAACAGAAACTACGAGTCCATTATCTGTCTTGTGTATGACAAAAACAGATGTATATTGGTGTTTATCATTTTCACAttcaaatttatctatattcaTGTGTGATATATTATTCAGtagttataacaataataaaggtattatgataacattattgtttatatcaaTAGACAATGATATTTTACCAAGTTCAAATTTTTtgtcttctttttttaattttattaatttttacatcatAACTTTCATTttgctcatacaagaaagagatgtgcgtattagaaatatataagaagATACGGGACATAGCGCTGACATCTTCCATTTTGTATACGATTAGCTTGATTGGGCCgggaagttgtatggaaatctatctcatttggttgcagttgttttattctataattttcttgatCGTTGCTATTGTAggtttttaatcaaatttaaaatgttgtaatcAGGTACCCCAGATTCTGTTCTACGGTCGCGCGTGCTCCGGCGACGCCGGCGACCGCCTGATCGAGGCGCCCGGTGCCTTCGCCCCGCCTCTAGAGGGATACCTGATGTGTAGGACCGACAAGAGTAGACGCTTCGAGCCATGCTACTTCTTACTCAGGTGATGACTTGTGGTGTTATAGAGAGAAAAATAGActgaatacaaatatttaagttatataaCTTACcacttatattaatagttttaaatgtttgaGCTAGCATAATATTGAACATTATGTTTTTGGTAAACTATGTGTTGCAAGGATAATACTgaagattaatattttcttgataAACTATCGAGTGGTGCAAATTGTAACTTATTGTTTCGAACGTTTAGCGCAGAGTTCTTTAGCTGAAAGCCAATGTAACATCATTACAATAACTCTTTTTGAAACAAGAAACACACATGATTTACTTAAATAGCAACTAACTCTGGTATCATGACGACATCAGGTCATTGACGACTTCGGTAGCCTAGtgtaaagtacttgcctctgaatagtggtccctggttcgatcccaggtcgggtcataatggaacaTGATCTTTTCCTaatggcctgggtcttggatgtttatcttcttatatatatgtatttgttataaaatatagtattatcgTTGaggtagtatcccataacacaagtctcgaatttactttggggctagctcaatctgtgagaTTTGCCCACATTGTCTGACGTTGTCAGTGTGgttgatgtaaaaaaaacctagTCAATATTAACTAGCTTAATAaaagagtttacaaaaatCCCAATACTGTGATGTAGGGCCGGCGTCCTCCACTGGGGCCCCCACCCGGCCGACGGCAGC from Plodia interpunctella isolate USDA-ARS_2022_Savannah chromosome 14, ilPloInte3.2, whole genome shotgun sequence carries:
- the prd1 gene encoding uncharacterized protein prd1, translated to MSVDKASEKGNEIDKSKRRHKTDDTVVATAVKNVVEDTQQYANMENLDGAGKPTELCLQGSSHLISSTTSSLADTPGDSGVQCLDSEASEATSQALMSHSLVGAEELACDSQYDAPTSCSHDMIRSTTSSVMTRSDIDNSNIGIPDDIVPELLVETSKKSSMYENLPDVVLKALESEKVTSEEVKKPALRTSEPKKSLSEDIVYRRRCRKKSQSGPSSQKKRVSFHEDILNNTKTDNIHIERGFVSYGPDSSYCDKFRQKNIMTDRFSWCASGDQTPKFAADVAQQTMSDILTYGDSKNDRSGIFEYCQDGDIQDNTDKDNNNESRPTGKLYGCDSNSSDSNFSCDSETSSSDSSSSHSNSNKTENTLLRRKCDKAQKSYSCDGFENKSHVPFMRKTYFSEADIDQPHDRKKKPLEVSQSPNTVKSVLKKKRYISTNVVEERKQNKKVLNLLDTNNIIGSLKSFYKSFDFNFAPQKGLPETSLEINNVVEALPCDVNQNKKLSKSLDSGFQIDDEDDFVEINLNGQPLLPEQSKEVAAPSKNSVSGDRTPKEGSPRHKLTLNMKNQLDKKSSNKPDALPPITKYVVNCESTVYEHKGVSYSYVHDTFQTAFDAPKETFVPIPESTPVKELVPSSSKNDLNTNKSDVETSSRTSTPKRQFNKNIQDETEQKNGIPKHLSSPKKQNVNRYSRKLSSSIQKLNEEPAPANNSDNCSNTDNSTLRGADDFNDDFFDSPANNKLQSNKSAMLNRYLKNVSQRKDLELKIKNNKFFQFKLRMEKHFPRIIYPFKDVSDTFHYSAARMSRLIDKEVIENKRLSVRLLTADEPSYFDSFEDNVAMECNEKLRLQIFPYPNETLHRMMKVQSPYNMEDGSWSPLLVFITDYALYVASVRHNGTEYDMLCRLPHNELDAIAVGPDGQYIQIVDVAGNIACSVVTAEASLGSRLASSLEWSARNSPLRISRPPATLPLQHRQLAAAVARQRHESRVPQILFYGRACSGDAGDRLIEAPGAFAPPLEGYLMCRTDKSRRFEPCYFLLRAGVLHWGPHPADGSPLPNSIALRSALGVRRHVDASRRPHCFEIAMESTRLLLAAPDDPTASSWLQSLLLHAAQALEEKDGAKKVDPLSGGVPAACTVLVTSHEVISVRDTLDVAFVHGAAPYLKERGSDTLLREYVEEMRTDVEILACGSIKNLTAFKIPDTDENWCCLEWSVCEARERGAGLALVFASSAELERFIAAVERAYSLHTCDPFPLSVVEASKSACSTAHSKYEAAWMHMLPAQQ